A window from Leptothermofonsia sichuanensis E412 encodes these proteins:
- a CDS encoding DUF29 domain-containing protein — protein sequence MEPQVKAKPTSLYNADYQLWLEHTAAQLKARDFGNLDLENLIEEIESLGRSEKHAISSYLMRLCEHLLKIKYWKAERAMCLRGWKREVINFRLQIQEELETSPSLKSFLQDVFTKQYKNGRKLFLNASELDARLIPEEPDFTLEQALDEDWLPWQPDSSL from the coding sequence ATGGAACCTCAAGTTAAAGCTAAACCCACGTCGCTATACAATGCGGACTACCAACTTTGGTTGGAGCATACTGCTGCTCAATTGAAAGCACGGGATTTTGGTAACCTTGACCTGGAAAATTTAATTGAGGAGATTGAGAGCTTGGGCAGGAGTGAAAAACACGCGATTTCAAGTTATTTAATGCGGCTGTGTGAGCATCTCCTCAAAATCAAATACTGGAAAGCTGAGCGAGCAATGTGCCTGCGCGGTTGGAAGCGGGAGGTCATTAACTTTAGATTACAAATTCAGGAAGAGTTGGAGACAAGCCCTAGCTTGAAGTCATTTTTGCAGGATGTTTTCACCAAGCAATACAAAAATGGTAGAAAACTATTTCTCAACGCGAGCGAGTTGGATGCGCGTTTGATTCCTGAAGAGCCTGATTTCACCCTGGAGCAAGCCCTGGATGAAGATTGGCTCCCCTGGCAACCCGACTCAAGTTTGTAG
- a CDS encoding IS630 family transposase, producing the protein MQSERGNRYNGSMNKPDARLLDPNTQDYLRQQAIRLRQQGKRFVDIASYLGVHRNTVSDWWQQYQELGEPALYQQQRGRKVGGGRPLTQEQETHVQERMQAHFPDELEIDSALWTRRAVQALIEQACGVELPIWTVGLYLWGWGYSPQKPLKRAYEQNPEAVEEWLERTYPQIEQRAKTEGAEIAWGEESGLRSAAQSGRGYAPIGNTPEIHLSQKKRVRVNFLASLSNQGSVRFMLYTSKLTEAVCLTFLKRLIAKREPKLFWIVDRHPVHRGKQVQQWLAEHTEQIELVLLPSYSPELNPTEYLNGDVKQGVHSKPPSPNLAQLKQRLISHLRKLQKLPSRIIKYFEHPCITYASNKMQAQLVPG; encoded by the coding sequence ATGCAGAGTGAAAGAGGCAATCGGTACAATGGAAGCATGAATAAACCGGATGCCCGACTACTCGATCCAAATACTCAAGATTATCTACGCCAACAAGCGATTCGGTTACGGCAGCAAGGGAAGCGATTTGTGGATATAGCCAGCTACTTAGGGGTACATCGCAACACCGTTTCAGACTGGTGGCAGCAGTACCAGGAACTGGGAGAACCTGCCCTGTATCAGCAGCAACGCGGACGCAAAGTTGGGGGTGGACGCCCCTTAACTCAAGAGCAGGAAACCCATGTCCAGGAGAGGATGCAAGCCCATTTTCCCGATGAGTTGGAGATTGATAGTGCGCTGTGGACACGGCGTGCGGTGCAAGCATTGATTGAGCAGGCGTGTGGGGTTGAGCTGCCGATTTGGACGGTGGGGTTATATCTGTGGGGCTGGGGCTACAGTCCCCAGAAACCCCTGAAACGAGCTTATGAGCAAAACCCAGAAGCCGTGGAGGAGTGGCTAGAGCGAACCTACCCCCAGATTGAGCAACGGGCTAAAACTGAAGGAGCCGAGATTGCCTGGGGTGAGGAGTCAGGATTGCGTTCGGCTGCTCAGTCAGGACGTGGGTATGCCCCGATTGGCAACACCCCTGAAATTCATTTGAGTCAAAAGAAACGAGTGCGCGTCAATTTTCTTGCTAGCCTCAGCAATCAGGGGAGTGTCCGCTTCATGCTCTATACCAGTAAGCTCACCGAAGCCGTGTGTTTGACGTTTCTCAAGCGTCTGATTGCCAAACGAGAGCCCAAATTGTTTTGGATTGTAGACCGCCATCCGGTGCATCGCGGCAAACAAGTACAGCAATGGTTAGCAGAGCACACCGAGCAGATTGAACTGGTTTTGTTGCCCTCTTACTCACCAGAACTCAATCCCACTGAGTATCTCAATGGCGATGTTAAGCAGGGAGTTCACTCAAAACCACCGTCGCCCAATCTCGCTCAGTTAAAGCAACGCCTCATTTCTCACTTGCGTAAGTTGCAGAAGTTACCATCCCGAATTATCAAGTATTTTGAGCATCCCTGCATTACTTATGCATCAAACAAGATGCAAGCTCAATTAGTGCCGGGTTAA
- a CDS encoding IS256 family transposase produces MSKDNLIAFQAGESSASFRDALTELVRNGARQIIAEVVEAELQEFLAQYKDLKDEQGRKAVVRNGYLPERTIVTGVGEVEIQVPKVRDRTHSGIKFNSSLLPPYLKRAQSVEEVLPWLYLKGISTGDFSEALASLLGAQAQGLSASTISRLKAKWLEEHQQWQKRSLAGKRYVYLWADGMYFNIRNENDRQCILVTIGVTDTGVKELLGLEAGFRESELSWKPLLLRLQDQGLKVAPELAVGDGALGFWKALAQVFPTTKPQRCWVHKTANVLNKLPKTQQPQAKSALHEIYLAATKDEANKAFDRFVKTYEAKYPKAVDCLVKDREALLAFYDFPAEHWVHLRTTNPIESTFATVRLRTDKTRGCVSQDSILSLVFKLVQSAQKRSRSVCVALRLRIRGFKRLAEVIEGVKFKDGIRVDQQPDLGTSQDAA; encoded by the coding sequence ATGAGTAAGGACAATCTTATTGCATTTCAAGCTGGAGAATCATCGGCATCGTTTCGAGATGCCTTGACGGAACTGGTTCGTAACGGCGCTCGCCAGATCATTGCCGAAGTAGTGGAGGCAGAGTTGCAAGAGTTTTTAGCTCAATACAAAGACCTCAAAGACGAGCAGGGACGCAAGGCTGTGGTTCGCAACGGCTATCTGCCGGAACGCACGATTGTCACCGGGGTGGGGGAAGTTGAAATTCAAGTGCCGAAAGTGCGAGATCGCACCCATAGCGGCATCAAATTCAATTCCTCATTATTGCCGCCGTATCTGAAACGCGCTCAAAGCGTGGAAGAGGTGTTACCCTGGCTGTATCTTAAAGGCATATCCACCGGGGATTTTTCAGAGGCACTGGCATCATTGCTCGGTGCCCAAGCCCAAGGGCTATCAGCCAGTACGATTAGTCGCCTCAAAGCGAAATGGCTTGAAGAACATCAACAATGGCAAAAGCGATCTTTAGCGGGTAAGCGGTACGTGTATCTGTGGGCGGACGGCATGTACTTCAACATCCGCAACGAAAATGACCGCCAGTGCATTCTGGTGACCATCGGGGTGACGGACACTGGAGTCAAGGAATTACTGGGACTGGAAGCAGGCTTTCGCGAATCCGAGTTAAGTTGGAAGCCGTTATTACTGCGCTTGCAAGACCAGGGACTCAAAGTGGCACCGGAACTGGCAGTTGGGGATGGCGCATTAGGGTTTTGGAAGGCATTGGCACAGGTTTTTCCCACGACTAAACCCCAACGCTGCTGGGTGCATAAAACTGCCAATGTGCTTAACAAACTCCCCAAAACGCAGCAACCGCAGGCGAAATCTGCCCTACACGAAATCTATCTTGCCGCGACGAAGGACGAGGCAAACAAGGCGTTCGACCGTTTTGTCAAAACCTATGAAGCCAAATACCCCAAAGCCGTGGACTGTTTAGTCAAAGACCGGGAGGCACTGTTGGCGTTCTATGATTTTCCGGCTGAGCATTGGGTGCATCTTCGCACCACCAATCCAATTGAATCAACCTTTGCCACTGTCCGTTTAAGGACCGATAAGACACGAGGCTGTGTTTCCCAGGACAGCATCCTATCGTTGGTGTTCAAGCTGGTGCAGAGTGCTCAGAAGCGTTCGCGTAGCGTGTGCGTAGCACTTAGGTTACGGATTCGAGGTTTTAAGCGATTAGCGGAGGTGATTGAAGGAGTCAAATTCAAAGATGGCATTCGCGTAGATCAACAACCCGATTTAGGAACCAGTCAGGACGCTGCTTAA
- a CDS encoding IS66 family transposase → MREHLFLFLADTTIPPTNNASEQALRMSVIFRKVTNGFRSEWGKDLFADIRSVVNTGKRQGLSAFESISAALNPHQSLFPLS, encoded by the coding sequence TTGCGGGAGCATCTGTTTCTATTTTTGGCAGACACAACGATTCCGCCGACCAATAATGCCAGTGAACAGGCGCTGCGGATGAGTGTGATTTTTCGCAAGGTGACCAATGGGTTTCGCTCCGAGTGGGGCAAAGATTTGTTCGCCGATATTCGTTCTGTGGTGAATACGGGTAAGCGTCAAGGGCTTTCTGCTTTTGAGTCCATTTCTGCGGCCTTAAACCCTCACCAATCCCTATTCCCGCTGAGTTGA
- a CDS encoding SemiSWEET family sugar transporter has product MEINLITTLGLTAGVLTTIAYLPQLIKTWKTKSANDLSWSMLIVLCIGIILWLIYGVIEQDLPLIFANVVTFIFALIILILKIRYQPGSSENSGDYSRQPGTGDGGQGKTD; this is encoded by the coding sequence ATGGAAATTAATCTCATCACTACGCTGGGTTTAACCGCAGGCGTTTTAACGACGATCGCCTACCTGCCGCAATTGATTAAAACCTGGAAAACCAAATCAGCCAATGATCTATCCTGGAGCATGCTGATTGTTCTCTGCATTGGAATTATTTTGTGGCTGATCTACGGTGTGATTGAGCAGGATCTTCCCCTCATTTTTGCCAATGTAGTGACGTTTATCTTTGCGCTGATCATTTTGATCCTGAAAATTCGGTATCAACCTGGTAGCTCAGAAAATTCCGGCGATTATAGCAGGCAACCGGGGACAGGGGACGGGGGACAGGGAAAAACAGACTAA
- a CDS encoding rhomboid family intramembrane serine protease encodes MVPLRDANPTRITPYVTYGLIAINILVFLFESSLMGSPYLEEFIRTWSVVPAQLTASFHGSPDYPLLREGSTLITSQFLHAGLLHVGGNMLYLWIFGNNVEEQMGRIRYLLFYLLCGVLASLAQWYIAPTSNIPSLGASGAIAGVMGAYILRFPQVRILTLIPLFIFFTTVQVPAVVFLGIWFVQQALYGLASFNTPTMVGMEGGGIAYWAHAGGFAVGAVLGPLFGLFSRSTASSAGPDVQSPAGGIEG; translated from the coding sequence GTGGTTCCCTTACGTGACGCCAACCCGACGCGGATTACCCCTTATGTAACCTATGGGCTGATTGCCATCAATATTCTAGTTTTCTTATTTGAATCCAGTCTGATGGGTTCGCCCTATTTAGAAGAATTTATCCGCACCTGGTCTGTAGTTCCTGCTCAACTAACTGCCAGTTTTCACGGGAGTCCAGATTATCCCCTGCTGCGTGAGGGCAGTACCCTGATCACTTCCCAATTTCTCCATGCTGGTTTGCTCCACGTAGGCGGCAACATGCTCTACCTCTGGATTTTCGGCAACAATGTTGAAGAACAAATGGGGCGGATTCGTTATCTGCTGTTTTACTTGCTTTGCGGTGTTTTAGCCTCCCTTGCCCAGTGGTACATTGCACCCACATCCAATATTCCGTCGCTCGGTGCCAGTGGAGCGATCGCAGGTGTGATGGGAGCCTACATCCTCAGATTTCCTCAGGTTAGAATCCTCACCCTTATTCCGCTTTTCATCTTCTTCACCACCGTTCAGGTTCCCGCCGTTGTGTTTCTGGGCATCTGGTTCGTGCAACAGGCACTCTACGGACTCGCCAGTTTCAATACCCCCACCATGGTTGGCATGGAAGGGGGCGGGATTGCTTACTGGGCACATGCAGGCGGATTTGCTGTTGGAGCCGTTCTGGGTCCCCTTTTTGGTCTGTTTTCCAGATCCACAGCTTCCAGTGCCGGTCCCGATGTGCAATCGCCCGCTGGAGGCATTGAAGGTTAA
- a CDS encoding NADPH-dependent FMN reductase — protein MVKIVGIAGSLRPGSYSYQALQVVAERVRALGAEVEIVDLRTLNLPFCDGSKEYPDYPDVEKLRQSVLNADGVILATPEYHGSVSGVLKNALDLMGFEEFTGKVTGFISVLGGQSNSNALNDLRTIMRWIHAWTIPEQVAIGQAWNAFDQDGRLQDDNLSKRLDAFAQSLVENTQKLRGMAVRDVAAV, from the coding sequence ATGGTTAAGATTGTTGGTATTGCTGGAAGTTTAAGACCTGGTTCCTATAGCTATCAGGCTTTGCAGGTTGTCGCAGAGCGGGTTAGGGCACTGGGAGCTGAGGTTGAAATTGTAGATTTGCGGACCCTTAACCTTCCTTTTTGCGACGGGAGCAAAGAGTACCCGGATTATCCGGATGTGGAAAAGCTGCGGCAGTCTGTGCTGAATGCAGATGGGGTCATATTGGCAACCCCGGAATATCATGGCAGCGTCAGTGGTGTTCTGAAGAATGCCCTGGATCTGATGGGGTTTGAGGAATTTACGGGCAAAGTCACTGGGTTTATCAGTGTGCTGGGAGGACAGTCCAACAGCAATGCGCTGAATGACCTGCGGACCATCATGCGATGGATTCATGCTTGGACGATTCCAGAGCAGGTTGCGATCGGGCAGGCATGGAATGCATTTGACCAGGATGGCAGGTTGCAAGATGACAATCTTTCTAAGCGACTGGATGCGTTTGCCCAAAGCCTGGTTGAAAATACTCAGAAACTGCGGGGCATGGCGGTAAGGGACGTTGCGGCTGTTTAG
- a CDS encoding tetratricopeptide repeat protein, with product MKRSFKSFCFSTTSSKILFAAGFGLLSWLVYATPGLATSAQGYRQMGLTYRNQERYPEAIAALQKAVDLEPDNISGRVLLGWTQHRAGKSTEAADTLLQTFYLNPFDVSTLNALGIVYLVSGRLDAAVTVHTWAALLKPDNEIAYYNLSLAFERLKQYDWAVAMAREAAKLEPDNPHPPVAEAIAHWGNGDRPLAQSAYQQALTLDPRYNDPAFLDYLDEAGFSPDQIQRTKQVLQELRVKS from the coding sequence TTGAAACGAAGTTTCAAGTCATTCTGCTTTTCAACCACGTCTTCTAAAATCCTTTTTGCTGCCGGGTTTGGTCTACTAAGCTGGCTGGTTTACGCCACCCCTGGTCTGGCAACCTCTGCCCAGGGCTATCGCCAGATGGGGCTGACCTATCGGAATCAAGAGCGCTATCCAGAGGCGATCGCAGCCCTGCAAAAAGCAGTTGACCTGGAACCTGACAATATTTCTGGAAGAGTGTTATTGGGATGGACTCAGCACCGGGCGGGAAAGTCCACTGAGGCAGCCGATACCCTTCTGCAAACGTTCTACCTTAACCCGTTTGATGTCTCTACCCTCAACGCCTTGGGCATTGTTTACCTGGTGAGTGGGCGGCTGGATGCGGCTGTTACAGTCCACACCTGGGCCGCCCTGCTCAAACCCGACAACGAAATCGCCTATTACAACTTGAGCCTGGCGTTTGAACGGCTGAAACAATATGACTGGGCAGTGGCTATGGCCAGAGAAGCCGCAAAACTGGAGCCAGATAACCCCCATCCCCCTGTTGCAGAAGCGATCGCCCACTGGGGCAACGGCGATCGTCCCCTCGCCCAAAGCGCCTATCAGCAAGCCTTGACCTTAGATCCTCGCTACAACGACCCCGCTTTCCTGGATTATCTAGACGAAGCAGGCTTCAGCCCTGACCAGATTCAAAGAACCAAACAGGTGCTTCAGGAATTGAGAGTTAAAAGCTGA
- a CDS encoding glyoxalase-like domain protein, translating into MTIIQLFPLLGAFPGLDALFSTQGIMVMLLGAYAVAMWMFLTSAPKVHTIMVSDVEFARRLYEGELELPVADVPLHYYYNYEQSLGTATIDPLYATPMVSRSTIEAANTSDGLWYKLKKNTQLHVISGASFGERNRQRHVCFDRDCLEQILLRIQSRGMKYKILCEKPLSFLVKDYEGTITEIAEVSN; encoded by the coding sequence ATGACTATTATTCAGTTATTTCCCTTGCTAGGTGCATTTCCGGGTCTGGATGCCCTTTTTTCAACACAGGGCATTATGGTGATGCTGTTGGGAGCATACGCTGTTGCGATGTGGATGTTTCTTACCAGTGCGCCCAAGGTGCACACCATCATGGTGTCCGATGTGGAGTTTGCCCGCCGACTCTATGAAGGGGAACTGGAACTGCCAGTAGCTGATGTGCCTTTGCATTACTATTACAACTACGAGCAGAGCCTGGGAACAGCGACCATCGACCCTCTCTACGCCACCCCAATGGTCAGCCGCTCAACCATTGAAGCTGCCAACACTTCCGATGGTCTATGGTACAAATTGAAGAAAAATACTCAACTCCATGTCATCTCTGGAGCCAGTTTTGGGGAGAGGAATCGCCAGCGCCACGTTTGCTTCGACCGTGATTGTCTGGAGCAGATCCTGCTTCGGATTCAGTCCCGTGGGATGAAATATAAAATTCTGTGTGAAAAGCCACTCAGTTTCCTGGTGAAAGATTACGAAGGCACCATCACTGAAATCGCTGAAGTTTCCAATTGA
- a CDS encoding DUF3598 family protein — MKAQWDCFLQNLGIWEGSFTSLSPTGEVVSDTPSRLVLEGLDADNREVRLTLQRQGKPDTVLHFTTIGGGGLMFFETGSFSQGALLFSSYAQFGAELALVHGDRRLRLVQLFNSSGQLQEITLIREQRSGSQAPERPPLQLNDLLGEWQGEAITLYPDFHTTTCATRLIIQQPGETQLEQQLSFGAGDKAQTIRSTANISGSILKFDQGALPIQVMLLPDGASANCPTEVRPGHPFVLEAGWLLEPGLRQRLVRSYNSKGEWVSLTLVTERKLS, encoded by the coding sequence ATGAAAGCTCAATGGGATTGTTTTTTACAAAATCTGGGAATCTGGGAAGGGTCATTTACCAGCCTTTCTCCCACAGGAGAGGTTGTGAGCGACACACCCTCTAGACTGGTTCTGGAGGGACTGGATGCGGATAATCGGGAAGTCCGTCTAACTCTTCAACGACAGGGAAAGCCGGATACCGTGCTCCATTTCACAACCATTGGGGGCGGAGGACTGATGTTCTTCGAGACGGGATCCTTTTCCCAGGGGGCGCTTCTGTTTTCGTCCTATGCTCAGTTTGGGGCAGAGCTGGCACTGGTTCATGGCGATCGCCGCCTGCGACTGGTCCAGTTATTTAATTCCAGTGGTCAGCTCCAGGAAATTACCTTGATCCGAGAACAGCGTTCTGGAAGCCAGGCGCCAGAGCGTCCACCTCTGCAACTGAATGACCTGCTGGGAGAATGGCAGGGAGAAGCCATCACCCTTTACCCCGATTTCCACACCACAACCTGCGCGACCCGGCTGATCATCCAGCAACCGGGAGAAACGCAATTAGAGCAGCAGCTCTCTTTTGGTGCAGGGGATAAGGCGCAAACAATCCGGTCAACGGCTAATATCAGCGGTTCAATCCTGAAATTTGATCAGGGTGCTCTTCCCATTCAGGTCATGCTGTTGCCTGACGGTGCATCTGCCAATTGTCCCACTGAAGTCAGGCCGGGACATCCCTTTGTCCTGGAGGCTGGCTGGCTGCTGGAACCCGGTCTGCGCCAGCGTCTGGTGCGTAGCTATAACAGCAAGGGAGAGTGGGTTAGTTTAACCCTGGTGACCGAACGGAAGCTGAGTTGA
- a CDS encoding cell division protein FtsX translates to MFQFLTKLDYLLRETFLGLRRGGWMNWAAISTVTVLLFLFGVSLQTSWHLEGLLNRFGSQLEVSVYLETGIQATDLKPTVQALPEVAEVLTIPKEQAWTNLIRDLGISDIHGATKQLEGNPLVDELKVKAKSPENVPTLAQKLSQMSGVDEVQYVDEAVKRVAQLNQGLSWISLTMITLLTLTAIAVITTTIRLIVMARRREIEVMQLVGATTSWIYLPFILQGVAFGLAGAAIAWGLIASIQHFLTNLLAQQPEFVQFLANGLRLSPWKTVLLPLILLGFGSSVGIMGSLFAVRRIALR, encoded by the coding sequence GTGTTTCAATTTCTGACTAAACTGGACTACCTGCTGCGCGAAACATTTCTGGGCTTACGGCGTGGTGGCTGGATGAACTGGGCAGCCATCAGTACAGTAACCGTGCTGCTGTTTTTGTTTGGCGTCAGTCTGCAAACTTCCTGGCACTTAGAAGGATTACTCAACCGGTTTGGTAGCCAGTTGGAGGTATCGGTTTACCTGGAAACCGGCATTCAGGCAACAGACCTGAAACCAACTGTACAGGCTCTGCCTGAAGTAGCAGAGGTATTGACCATTCCCAAAGAGCAGGCTTGGACAAATTTAATCCGGGATTTGGGAATATCCGATATCCACGGTGCCACAAAACAACTGGAAGGGAATCCGCTGGTAGATGAACTCAAGGTAAAAGCAAAGTCTCCAGAAAACGTACCGACCCTGGCACAAAAATTGTCGCAGATGTCAGGGGTGGATGAGGTGCAGTATGTGGATGAGGCCGTCAAGCGCGTAGCTCAGCTTAATCAGGGGTTGAGCTGGATCAGTTTAACCATGATTACCCTGTTGACGCTGACGGCGATCGCGGTCATCACCACGACTATCCGTCTGATTGTGATGGCACGACGACGCGAAATTGAAGTGATGCAACTGGTGGGTGCCACCACAAGCTGGATCTACCTGCCGTTTATTTTGCAGGGGGTTGCATTTGGGCTGGCTGGAGCTGCGATCGCCTGGGGTTTAATCGCCAGCATTCAGCACTTTTTAACCAACCTGCTGGCCCAACAACCGGAATTTGTCCAGTTTCTAGCTAATGGGTTGCGGCTCAGCCCGTGGAAAACGGTCTTGTTGCCCCTGATCCTGCTTGGCTTTGGCAGTTCGGTGGGAATCATGGGCAGTCTGTTTGCGGTACGTCGGATTGCGCTTCGGTAA
- a CDS encoding form I ribulose bisphosphate carboxylase large subunit, giving the protein MSYAQTKTQSKAGYQAGVKDYRLTYYTPDYTPKDTDILAAFRVTPQPGVPYEEAGAAVAAESSTGTWTTVWTDLLTDLDRYKGRCYDIEPVPGEDNQFIAYIAYPLDLFEEGSVTNMLTSIVGNVFGFKALKALRLEDLRIPVAYLKTFQGPPHGIQVERDKINKYGRPLLGCTIKPKLGLSAKNYGRAVYECLRGGLDFTKDDENINSQPFQRWRDRFLFVADAIHKAQAETGEIKGHYLNCTAATCEEMLKRAEFAKELEMPIIMHDFLTAGFTANTTLAKYCRDNGLLLHIHRAMHAVIDRQKNHGMHFRVLAKCLRMSGGDHIHTGTVVGKLEGDKAVTLGFVDLLRENYIEQDRSKGIYFTQDWASMPGVMAVASGGIHVWHMPALVEIFGDDAVLQFGGGTLGHPWGNAPGATANRVALEACVQARNEGRDLMREGGDIIREAARWSPELAAACELWKEIKFEFEAVDTV; this is encoded by the coding sequence ATGTCTTACGCTCAGACTAAAACTCAGTCAAAAGCTGGGTATCAAGCAGGGGTAAAGGATTACCGGCTGACCTACTATACCCCCGACTACACGCCCAAGGACACCGATATCTTGGCGGCATTCCGTGTTACGCCACAGCCCGGTGTTCCTTACGAAGAAGCAGGTGCAGCCGTAGCAGCGGAATCCTCGACGGGGACATGGACCACCGTATGGACCGACCTGTTGACCGATCTGGATCGCTACAAAGGTCGCTGCTACGATATTGAACCTGTTCCTGGCGAAGATAACCAGTTTATTGCTTACATTGCCTATCCCCTTGACCTGTTTGAGGAAGGCTCTGTAACCAATATGCTGACCTCTATTGTAGGGAACGTGTTTGGTTTCAAAGCGTTGAAAGCTCTCCGTCTGGAAGACCTGCGGATTCCTGTTGCCTATCTGAAGACCTTCCAGGGCCCCCCCCACGGAATTCAGGTTGAGCGGGACAAGATCAACAAGTACGGTCGTCCGCTACTGGGTTGCACCATCAAACCCAAGCTCGGTCTGTCGGCGAAGAACTATGGTCGTGCGGTTTACGAATGTCTGCGCGGTGGGCTGGACTTCACCAAAGATGACGAAAACATCAACTCTCAGCCGTTCCAGCGCTGGCGCGATCGCTTCCTGTTTGTCGCCGATGCGATTCACAAAGCTCAAGCAGAAACGGGCGAAATCAAAGGTCACTACCTGAACTGTACCGCGGCTACCTGTGAAGAGATGCTGAAGCGGGCCGAGTTCGCTAAAGAACTCGAAATGCCCATTATCATGCATGACTTCTTGACCGCAGGTTTCACCGCTAACACAACCCTGGCGAAGTACTGCCGGGACAACGGTCTGCTTCTCCACATCCACCGGGCAATGCACGCGGTTATCGACCGTCAGAAAAACCACGGGATGCACTTCCGCGTACTGGCGAAGTGTCTGCGGATGTCTGGTGGTGACCATATCCACACTGGAACGGTGGTTGGTAAGTTGGAAGGTGACAAAGCCGTTACCCTCGGTTTCGTCGATCTGCTGCGGGAAAATTACATTGAGCAAGACCGCTCCAAAGGGATTTACTTCACCCAGGACTGGGCATCTATGCCTGGCGTAATGGCAGTCGCTTCCGGTGGTATCCACGTCTGGCATATGCCTGCTCTGGTGGAAATCTTTGGCGATGATGCTGTCCTTCAGTTTGGTGGTGGCACCCTTGGTCACCCCTGGGGCAATGCGCCGGGGGCGACCGCCAACCGGGTGGCGCTGGAAGCCTGTGTTCAGGCTCGGAATGAAGGTCGTGACCTCATGCGTGAAGGTGGCGACATCATTCGTGAAGCTGCTCGCTGGAGTCCTGAACTGGCTGCTGCCTGCGAACTGTGGAAGGAAATCAAGTTCGAGTTCGAGGCTGTTGATACCGTCTGA
- the rcbX gene encoding RuBisCO chaperone RbcX: MDLKQIAKDTTRTLISYMTYQALRVVLAQLDETEPKRAYWLRQFSYQVSIQNGEAFLEALFQEEQRLAFRLLTVREHIAEEIADYLPEMLRTGIQQANLQQRTRQLERMTQLDPTTFITDSEQKEAESDGS, from the coding sequence ATGGATCTGAAGCAGATTGCCAAGGATACGACCAGGACCCTGATCAGTTACATGACCTATCAGGCGTTGCGGGTTGTGCTGGCACAGTTAGATGAAACTGAACCCAAGCGGGCTTACTGGTTGCGCCAGTTTTCCTACCAGGTCAGTATTCAAAATGGTGAGGCTTTTCTGGAAGCACTTTTTCAAGAAGAGCAACGGTTAGCCTTCCGCCTGTTGACTGTGCGAGAGCATATTGCTGAAGAGATTGCAGATTACCTGCCGGAGATGCTTCGTACAGGAATTCAACAAGCCAACCTTCAGCAGCGAACCCGGCAATTGGAACGCATGACGCAGCTTGATCCAACCACATTCATTACCGATTCTGAACAGAAAGAGGCTGAGTCGGACGGCTCCTGA
- a CDS encoding ribulose bisphosphate carboxylase small subunit — protein sequence MKTLPKERRYETFSYLPPLSDAQIARQIQYTIDQGYHPCVEFNESSDAEIYYWTMWKLPLFNCSSPQEVLNEVQQCRQEYGNCYIRVVAFDNIKQCQVMSFIVHKPNQGGSSYRY from the coding sequence ATGAAGACTCTACCCAAAGAGCGTCGTTACGAAACTTTTTCCTACCTGCCTCCGCTCAGCGATGCCCAGATCGCCCGTCAGATTCAGTATACGATTGACCAGGGTTACCATCCCTGTGTTGAGTTTAATGAAAGCTCCGATGCAGAGATTTACTACTGGACCATGTGGAAACTGCCGCTGTTCAATTGTTCTTCTCCTCAAGAAGTATTGAACGAAGTGCAGCAATGCCGCCAGGAATATGGCAATTGCTACATCCGGGTAGTTGCTTTTGACAACATCAAACAGTGTCAGGTAATGAGCTTCATTGTTCATAAGCCCAACCAGGGCGGCAGCAGCTACCGCTACTAA